A region of Oncorhynchus kisutch isolate 150728-3 linkage group LG29, Okis_V2, whole genome shotgun sequence DNA encodes the following proteins:
- the LOC109873672 gene encoding protein FAM78A-like has product MRLSPPDLRTLLWIVLLFNAMGCIQSIRCKPKCFRESIIVLEVNSSIDSNPTSIDESSNVVLRYRTPHFRASARVLVPQVAGKETWTVGWIQACNHMEFYNKYGTKGMSSWELPDLRDGKIQAISDSDGVNYPWYGNTTETCTIVGPTKKDTKFTVSMNDNFYPSVTWGVPVSDSNMPQLSSIRRDQSFTTWLVAINQATAETLVLQTIRWRMQLHIEVDPDKLLGQRAMLREPVAQEQPHILGKNEPIPPNAMVKPNANDAQVLMWRPKTGEAVVVIPPKY; this is encoded by the exons ATGCGTCTTTCTCCTCCAGATCTCAGGACGTTGTTGTGGATTGTGTTGCTATTTAATGCAATGGGCTGTATCCAGAGTATCAGGTGTAAGCCCAAGTGTTTCCGTGAAAGTATCATCGTTCTCGAGGTGAACTCCTCCATCGACTCCAATCCAACCAGCATCGACGAGTCATCCAACGTGGTTCTGCGCTATCGAACACCGCACTTCCGAGCCTCTGCTCGAGTATTAGTGCCGCAGGTGGCCGGTAAAGAGACGTGGACTGTTGGCTGGATTCAAGCATGCAACCACATGGAGTTCTACAACAAATATGGAACCAAAGGGAT GTCGAGCTGGGAACTCCCTGACCTGCGGGATGGCAAGATCCAGGCCATCAGCGACTCGGATGGCGTCAACTACCCTTGGTATGGCAACACCACGGAAACGTGCACCATTGTGGGCCCCACCAAGAAGGACACCAAGTTCACGGTCAGCATGAACGACAACTTCTACCCCAGTGTTACGTGGGGAGTTCCTGTGAGCGACAGCAACATGCCGCAGCTCAGCAGCATCCGCCGCGACCAGAGCTTCACCACCTGGCTGGTGGCCATCAATCAGGCCACGGCCGAGACCCTGGTGCTGCAGACCATCCGCTGGAGGATGCAGCTCCACATCGAGGTGGACCCTGACAAGCTTCTGGGCCAGAGGGCTATGCTGCGTGAGCCCGTGGCCCAGGAGCAGCCCCACATCCTGGGCAAGAATGAACCCATCCCCCCCAATGCCATGGTCAAGCCCAATGCCAACGACGCTCAGGTGCTCATGTGGCGGCCAAAGACCGGGGAAGCCGTCGTGGTCATCCCGCCCAAATACTGA